The following proteins come from a genomic window of Salvia hispanica cultivar TCC Black 2014 chromosome 4, UniMelb_Shisp_WGS_1.0, whole genome shotgun sequence:
- the LOC125220675 gene encoding uncharacterized protein LOC125220675, which yields MADESVEEFTFPATTANPPPCLLESPPLWPAVAKHGEDEWSFNLCDSFQEFKRSTITFRENFCYVDDDDDDSREEKMDVLWEDLNEKFSKKKDSSGDSNSPGRVCCVRTLKLSKGNTISWKKASILVLIRFLLNKGFAMHDSAPSIKKLEW from the coding sequence ATGGCTGACGAATCGGTGGAGGAATTCACCTTCCCCGCCACCACCGCCAACCCACCGCCGTGCTTGCTAGAATCGCCGCCTCTCTGGCCGGCCGTCGCAAAGCACGGAGAAGATGAATGGAGCTTTAACTTGTGTGATTCATTCCAAGAATTCAAGCGCAGCACCATCACATTCCGAGAGAATTTCTGCTATGTTGACGACGACGATGATGATAGTAGGGAGGAGAAGATGGACGTTTTGTGGGAGGATTTGAATGAGAAGTTTTCGAAGAAAAAAGATTCTTCTGGAGATTCTAATTCGCCGGGGAGAGTTTGCTGTGTTAGAACCTTAAAGTTGTCCAAGGGGAATACCATTTCGTGGAAGAAAGCTAGCATTTTGGTTTTGATTAGATTTTTGTTGAACAAGGGTTTCGCCATGCATGATTCTGCTCCTTCCATCAAGAAACTTGAgtggtaa
- the LOC125217974 gene encoding uncharacterized membrane protein At4g09580-like: MAAPRSVVVEAGSWVLDRDEEKNSDSPSEKKLKADRFPLSRWEFAAALGVFLVFSTGLMCIYLTMPAAEYELLKLPRTLSDLRSLKDHLAIYAQSHPAKFILGYCSTYIFMQTFMIPGTIFMSLLAGALFGVVRGLFLVVFNATAGASSCYFLSKLIGRPIVNWLWPEKLRYFQSEIAKRREKLLNYMLFLRVTPSLPNLFINLASPIVDIPFHIFFLATLVGLIPASYITVRAGIALGELKSVKDLYDLKTLVMLFLIGSILLLPAILKRKRVYE, from the exons ATGGCGGCGCCGCGGAGTGTGGTGGTGGAAGCCGGCAGCTGGGTGTTGGATAGGGACGAGGAGAAGAATTCCGACTCTCCGTCGGAGAAGAAGTTGAAGGCGGATAGATTTCCTCTGTCGCGGTGGGAATTCGCGGCGGCGCTGGGGgtgtttttggtattttctACTGGATTGATGTGCATCTACCTCACGATGCCGGCGGCGGAGTATGAGCTGCTGAAGCTGCCACGTACTCTCTCCGATCTCCGATCGCTCAA GGATCATCTTGCAATTTATGCTCAATCACACCCAGCAAAGTTCATCCTTGGTTACTGTTCGACATACATATTCATGCAGACATTCATGATTCCTGGGACAATTTTCATGTCACTACTAGCCGGAGCACTTTTTGGTGTCGTGAGAGGTCTTTTCTTGGTCGTATTCAATGCCACAGCAGGTGCATCATCATGCTATTTTTTGTCCAAACTTATTGGCAGACCTATTGTCAACTGGTTGTGGCCTGAAAAGCTGAGATATTTCCAGTCCGAG ATAGCGAAGCGGAGAGAGAAGCTGCTAAATTACATGCTCTTTCTCAGAGTTACTCCATCATTGCCGAACCTGTTTATCAATCTGGCATCACCAATCGTGGATATACCGttccatattttctttctGGCAACTCTTGTTGGTCTCATCCCGGCTTCCTACATCACTGTCCGA GCTGGGATTGCTCTCGGTGAACTTAAATCGGTGAAAGATCTCTATGATCTTAAGACGTTGGTCATGCTTTTCCTCATTGGGTCGATTTTATTACTTCCGGCTATTTTGAAGAGGAAGAGGGTGTACGAGTAA
- the LOC125185226 gene encoding subtilisin-like protease SBT3.3 gives MQRQITLSTILLSHTLLLSLFLISSMAADSSSSDAKVHIIYTERPEGVEPEQYHIRTLASVLGSEDAAKDALIYSYKHAASGFSAKLTPQQVAELSKQAGVLQVVPSQTLQLHSGTGKLHV, from the exons ATGCAGAGGCAGATTACTCTCTCAACAATCTTGCTATCACATACTCTACTCCTTTCACTCTTCTTGATTTCATCAATGGCGGCCGATTCATCATCTTCCGATGCCAAAGTCCACATAATTTACACCGAGAGACCCGAAGGCGTGGAGCCGGAGCAGTATCACATCAGAACCCTCGCCTCTGTTCTCGGAAG TGAGGATGCTGCAAAGGATGCTTTGATATATAGTTACAAGCATGCTGCGAGTGGTTTTTCAGCCAAGCTTACTCCTCAGCAGGTTGCTGAGCTCTCAA AACAAGCCGGTGTTCTTCAGGTTGTCCCGAGTCAGACTCTCCAGCTGCACTCTGGAACTGGGAAGCTTCATGTTTAA